The following proteins come from a genomic window of Lolium rigidum isolate FL_2022 chromosome 5, APGP_CSIRO_Lrig_0.1, whole genome shotgun sequence:
- the LOC124656443 gene encoding cation/H(+) antiporter 15-like gives MSLLRRPSGRAVAVGLAGSVVPLAITLPVFHVLQPTLPADLRGSSLITEIAVRLSLSSFPVIADALAELDLLNSELGRIALTASLITDVTSWFLRACFAATFLITQAKSPVFTAKILASFVAFVLFVAFVARPAGRYIAYKRTPAGDLLSEGSFVVVVIAALLSALVTDVIGFKYMIGPMMLGLALPGGMPIGATMTERLDSFFIALFLPVYMALAGYRTDLSELGAHEEKWCALELFVALCVAGKMVGCIAAGLFFAMPIGEATALALMLNIRGIVEVAAINNWGDTMKASAEHYSTLTLSMVLITAVATPLIKLLYDPTGRFARAKRRTMEGARPNAELRVMACLYTEDHAAPLIDLLEASGANRDFPVSLIVLHLTELVGRAASVLRPHKKSSSSTSNSPSDRIVNAFRYFEQQASPGAVTVSPYVAQSPYSSMHHDVCSLAHSRKANLILLPFHKSSDGARSTANNAVRAANRAVLQYAPCSVAILVDHGLAAGSACATASNRNQLQRVALYFLGGPDDREALAYAARMPESGGTAVTVVRFKLRNWVGMGGRDEVRDEEVLQEFWQRYRDDERVVYVEKTVEDGEGTASVVRSMSDKFDLLIVGRRGEDRDIEGSALTSGLSEWSECPELGVLGDMLASAEFASKVSILVIQQQAAPLTAAGAGEADH, from the coding sequence ATGAGCCTGCTCCGCCGCCCCAgcggccgcgccgtcgccgtcggccTCGCCGGCTCCGTCGTCCCGCTCGCCATCACGTTGCCGGTGTTCCACGTGCTCCAGCCCACGCTCCCGGCCGACCTCCGAGGCTCGTCGCTCATCACCGAGATCGCCGTtcgcctctccctctcctccttccCGGTCATCGCCGACGCGCTCGCCGAGCTCGACCTTCTCAACTCCGAGCTTGGTCGCATCGCGCTCACCGCCTCTCTCATCACCGACGTCACATCCTGGTTCCTCCGCGCCTGCTTCGCGGCCACGTTCCTCATCACGCAGGCCAAGTCCCCCGTGTTCACGGCCAAGATCCTCGCCTCCTTCGTCGCTTTCGTCCTCTTCGTTGCCTTCGTGGCGCGCCCCGCCGGCCGGTACATCGCCTACAAGCGCACCCCGGCGGGTGACCTCCTCTCCGAGGGCTCCTTCGTCGTGGTGGTGATCGCGGCGCTGCTGTCGGCGCTGGTGACGGACGTCATCGGGTTCAAGTACATGATCGGGCCCATGATGCTGGGGCTTGCGCTCCCCGGCGGCATGCCGATCGGCGCCACCATGACGGAGCGGctcgactccttcttcatcgcGCTCTTCCTCCCCGTCTACATGGCGCTCGCCGGCTACCGCACCGACTTATCGGAGCTGGGCGCCCACGAGGAGAAATGGTGCGCGCTGGAGCTCTTCGTGGCGCTCTGCGTCGCCGGCAAGATGGTTGGCTGCATCGCCGCGGGGCTCTTCTTCGCCATGCCGATCGGCGAGGCCACGGCGCTGGCGCTCATGCTTAATATCCGGGGCATCGTGGAGGTGGCCGCCATCAACAACTGGGGCGACACCATGAAGGCCTCGGCGGAGCACTATTCGACGCTGACGCTCTCCATGGTGCTCATCACGGCGGTGGCCACGCCGCTCATCAAGCTCCTCTACGACCCGACAGGGAGGTTCGCGCGCGCCAAGCGGCGGACAATGGAGGGCGCGCGGCCCAACGCGGAGCTCCGCGTGATGGCCTGCCTCTACACGGAGGACCACGCCGCGCCGCTCATCGACCTCCTGGAGGCCTCCGGTGCCAACCGCGACTTCCCCGTCTCcctcatcgtgctccacctcaccGAGCTCGTCGGCCGCGCCGCCTCTGTGCTCAGGCCCCACAagaagtcctcctcctccacctcgaacTCGCCATCGGACCGCATCGTGAACGCCTTCCGCTACTTCGAGCAGCAGGCGTCGCCGGGGGCGGTGACGGTGAGCCCCTACGTGGCCCAGTCCCCCTACAGCTCGATGCACCACGACGTGTGCTCGCTGGCGCACAGCAGGAAGGCCAACCTCATCCTCCTCCCGTTCCACAAGTCCTCCGACGGCGCCCGAAGCACGGCCAACAACGCCGTCCGCGCCGCTAACCGCGCCGTGCTCCAGTACGCGCCCTGCTCCGTGGCCATCCTCGTGGACCACGGCCTGGCGGCCGGGTCGGCGTGCGCGACGGCGTCCAACAGGAACCAGCTGCAGAGGGTGGCGCTCTACTTCCTGGGTGGACCCGACGACCGGGAGGCCCTGGCGTACGCTGCGAGGATGCCGGAGAGCGGCgggacggcggtgacggtggtgcggTTCAAGCTGCGGAACTGGGTGGGCATGGGCGGGCGCGACGAGGTGAGGGACGAGGAGGTGCTCCAGGAGTTCTGGCAGAGGTACCGGGACGACGAGAGGGTGGTGTACGTGGAGAAGACGGTGGAGGACGGCgaggggacggcgtcggtggTCAGGTCCATGAGCGACAAGTTCGACCTGCTGATCGTCGGACGGAGAGGGGAGGACAGGGACATCGAGGGGTCCGCGCTCACCAGCGGCCTCTCGGAGTGGAGCGAGTGCCCGGAGCTCGGGGTGCTCGGCGACATGCTCGCATCTGCCGAGTTCGCGTCCAAGGTGTCCATTCTCGTTATCCAGCAGCAGGCCGCGCCGctcaccgccgccggcgccggagagGCCGATCATTAA
- the LOC124653080 gene encoding probable protein phosphatase 2C 73, translating to MGICCSREGGREELEEAEGWFPWKHDDFLQEQLSGAAGVSMHTKQGWKGVNQDAMAVCQDFAGHKGQIFCGVFDGHGPLGREVARHVRDALPAKLSSVLAAPKTEEDAPSSNADLDSFDKSDDSTTFSDTSDESQLISSWKSLIVKAFEDVDQELRQHSGIDCICSGTTAVTVVRQGDHLIIANLGDSRAVLCARDSKDRPVSVQLTTDLKPDLPGEAERILSCKGRVFAMDDEPDVPRLWLPDQDAPGLAMARAFGDFCLKNHGLICTPEVYYRKLSEKDDFLVLATDGIWDVLSNKEVVKIVSSVSDRSKAATQLVDRAVRAWRRKFPTSMVDDCAAVCLFLKPAISSEEENTIKPPHASVLSFTGSFRKALGGGGEAEEGTAVWKALEGVARVNSVIRLPRMLSRRWRSGSMDENNTDQESSKTDH from the exons ATGGGGATCTGCTGCAGCAGGGAAGGGGGGAgggaggagctggaggaggcggaggggtGGTTCCCATGGAAGCACGACGACTTCTTGCAGGAGCAGctctccggcgccgccggggtgtcCATGCACACCAAGCAGGGCTGGAAGGGCGTCAACCAGGATGCCATGGCTGTCTGCCAG GACTTTGCTGGCCACAAGGGCCAGATCTTCTGCGGGGTCTTCGACGGGCACGGGCCCCTCGGCCGTGAAGTCGCCCGGCATGTCCGTGACGCCCTCCCGGCGAAGCTGTCCTCCGTTTTGGCGGCACCAAAAACCGAAGAGGACGCCCCCTCAAGCAACGCCGACCTAGATTCGTTCGACAAGTCGGATGATTCCACCACCTTTAGCGACACGAGCGACGAGAGCCAGCTGATCTCTTCATGGAAGAGCTTGATCGTGAAGGCGTTCGAGGACGTCGACCAGGAGCTGAGGCAGCATTCTGGGATTGACTGCATTTGCAGTGGCACAACTGCTGTCACCGTCGTTAGGCAG GGTGATCACTTAATAATTGCCAATCTAGGCGATTCACGCGCTGTTCTTTGCGCGCGCGATAGCAAGGATCGCCCGGTTTCGGTGCAGCTCACAACCGACTTGAAACCAGATCTTCCAG GTGAAGCTGAGAGGATCCTGAGTTGCAAGGGGAGAGTCTTTGCCATGGACGATGAGCCTGACGTGCCTAGGCTGTGGTTGCCAGACCAGGACGCACCGGGCCTCGCCATGGCCAGGGCTTTCGGGGACTTCTGCCTCAAGAACCATGGCCTGATCTGCACACCAGAAGTGTACTACAGGAAATTGTCTGAAAAGGACGACTTCTTGGTGCTTGCCACTGATGGG ATATGGGACGTGCTATCGAACAAGGAGGTGGTCAAGATCGTCTCGTCGGTCTCTGACCGTTCAAAGGCGGCGACGCAGCTCGTGGACCGGGCGGTTCGCGCATGGCGTCGCAAGTTCCCGACGTCGATGGTTGACGACTGCGCGGCTGTCTGCCTCTTCCTGAAGCCAGCCATTTCATCCGAGGAAGAGAACACGATCAAGCCGCCTCACGCATCCGTCCTATCGTTCACTGGGAGCTTCCGCAAGGCTCTGGGCGGCGGGGGTGAGGCGGAGGAGGGGACGGCGGTGTGGAAAGCTTTGGAGGGGGTGGCTCGGGTGAACTCGGTGATCAGGCTGCCGAGGATGTTGAGCCGGCGGTGGCGGTCGGGGTCGATGGATGAAAACAATACCGACCAAGAATCATCCAAGACTGATCATTGA